Proteins encoded within one genomic window of Novipirellula galeiformis:
- a CDS encoding zinc-binding dehydrogenase yields the protein MKSAAVVNFAPEKGCVEIREIDRPVIGPDDVLLEVANVGVCGSDLHQWTADHSWPVNYPVVLGHEFGGHLVELGANVQGWAEGDRVVSETAAIIDPQNPMSRRGLYNLDPTRKGFGYGVNGAMTKYVSVPARILHAVPDALPFEHACLTEPCCVAYNAVVKNAHIEPGDRIVVLGPGTIGILCAAMARLCGAEVALVGLESDRHRLEIAKQYGCEAIIGDAKPWALQRDGLGCDGVIDAAGASITLQIAMDLVRPAGWISKVGWGPQPLGFNLDPLVQKNVRLQGSFSHNWPIWERVIALLTSGQLDVKPIIGGVWPITQWHEAFEKMHRGEVVKSVLKPV from the coding sequence ATGAAATCTGCTGCGGTTGTGAACTTTGCTCCCGAGAAGGGGTGCGTCGAGATCCGTGAGATTGATCGTCCGGTGATCGGGCCCGATGACGTGCTGTTGGAGGTTGCCAACGTCGGTGTCTGTGGTAGCGATTTGCATCAATGGACCGCGGATCATTCTTGGCCGGTTAACTATCCAGTGGTGCTGGGGCACGAATTTGGCGGTCATCTGGTTGAGTTGGGCGCGAATGTCCAGGGTTGGGCCGAAGGCGACCGCGTCGTCAGCGAGACCGCCGCGATCATAGACCCGCAAAATCCCATGTCACGCCGTGGACTCTACAACCTCGATCCCACTCGCAAAGGGTTTGGTTATGGGGTGAACGGTGCGATGACGAAATATGTCAGCGTGCCGGCGCGGATTCTGCATGCGGTGCCCGATGCGTTGCCGTTTGAACATGCCTGTCTGACCGAACCCTGTTGTGTCGCCTATAACGCCGTGGTCAAAAACGCTCACATCGAACCAGGCGACCGCATCGTCGTGCTTGGCCCCGGTACGATTGGGATCCTGTGCGCGGCGATGGCGCGACTGTGTGGCGCCGAGGTCGCACTGGTAGGACTCGAGTCGGATCGCCACCGCTTAGAGATCGCTAAACAATATGGTTGCGAAGCGATCATCGGTGACGCCAAGCCGTGGGCGCTCCAGCGAGATGGACTCGGGTGCGACGGAGTGATCGACGCAGCCGGGGCCAGTATCACGCTGCAGATCGCGATGGACTTGGTTCGCCCGGCGGGTTGGATTTCCAAGGTCGGTTGGGGCCCGCAACCTCTCGGCTTTAATCTCGACCCGTTGGTGCAAAAGAACGTGCGACTACAAGGCAGTTTCAGCCACAATTGGCCGATCTGGGAACGCGTGATCGCGCTGCTGACCAGTGGCCAATTGGACGTCAAACCGATCATCGGCGGCGTGTGGCCGATCACCCAGTGGCACGAAGCGTTTGAGAAAATGCACCGCGGCGAGGTCGTCAAATCGGTGCTGAAACCCGTTTAA
- a CDS encoding sugar phosphate isomerase/epimerase family protein has protein sequence MPKLAAFPKAFMQALCKDGTMTVSQWIELAVKLDIQGLEWYAGFLEMADEANWPRFRKQVEDHGKVIPMMCCSPDFTHPDAAFREQEIVKQKRWIEMTHALGGSYCRVLSGQRRPQLTIDEGVKYAADSIEACLPFAEQRGITLIIENHYKDDFWEYPEFAQKMDVFCQLVDRIDHSHFGVNYDPSNTYLAGEDPLELLRRVSDHVVTMHASDRYLKEGTLEDLRREEGGATGYAKRLSHGEIGQGLNDYDAIFSELKRVGFDGWISIEDGVDGMDQLARSVEFLKRKIAQYWPT, from the coding sequence ATGCCAAAACTTGCTGCCTTTCCCAAAGCGTTCATGCAGGCCCTCTGTAAAGACGGCACGATGACGGTGTCACAGTGGATTGAACTCGCCGTGAAACTTGATATCCAAGGACTCGAGTGGTACGCCGGTTTTCTAGAGATGGCCGACGAAGCAAATTGGCCACGGTTTCGCAAGCAGGTCGAAGACCATGGCAAGGTGATTCCGATGATGTGTTGCTCACCCGACTTTACCCACCCCGATGCGGCGTTTCGGGAGCAAGAGATCGTTAAACAGAAACGCTGGATCGAGATGACCCACGCGCTCGGCGGGTCGTATTGCCGTGTGCTCAGCGGCCAACGGCGACCTCAGCTGACGATTGACGAAGGGGTCAAGTATGCGGCCGATTCGATCGAAGCTTGTTTGCCATTCGCCGAGCAACGCGGCATCACGTTGATCATCGAGAATCATTACAAGGATGATTTTTGGGAGTACCCTGAGTTTGCACAAAAGATGGATGTCTTCTGTCAACTCGTCGACCGCATCGACCACTCTCACTTTGGCGTCAATTACGACCCCAGCAACACGTATCTCGCTGGAGAGGACCCGCTCGAGCTGCTCCGCCGCGTTTCCGATCACGTTGTCACGATGCATGCCAGTGATCGCTATTTGAAGGAAGGCACGCTGGAGGACTTGCGCCGCGAAGAAGGGGGGGCGACCGGTTATGCGAAGCGGCTCAGTCATGGCGAAATCGGTCAAGGGTTGAATGACTACGATGCGATCTTTAGTGAACTGAAACGAGTCGGCTTCGATGGTTGGATCAGTATCGAAGACGGCGTCGACGGCATGGACCAACTCGCCCGCAGCGTCGAGTTTCTGAAACGAAAGATCGCCCAGTATTGGCCCACTTAA
- a CDS encoding polysaccharide pyruvyl transferase family protein, translated as MMQRRSFLQASLATTLATSLGKTVIAAQGGRPQILLRSSWQVANIGDIAHTPGVLALLEKHLPNADVVLWASYDLTEEVAAMEHRRFPTLRIVKGAIGAGGNASNAELQTAIDECDFLLHGSGPSLVAARDVAAFVQHVGKPFGVYGITHGSFFSGDDKELLSQAEFVFFRDSVSLEFAKQQGVQSPVMEFGPDGAFACDLRDDAKAAQFLQANELETGKFLCCFSRLRYTPYWTIPSKKRKIDAARHARNEAMKTQDHAPILEAIVRVIRETDLKVLLCPEDMTQMTVGKENLYDKLPGDVKPRVVWRENFWLTDEALSVYVRSAGVFGSEMHSPIMAVGNGIPAIVCRFAEQTSKGFMWQDIGLGDWLFDLDAPEQAARVPDAVVAMASDFAAAKAKTETARQFVHKRQRETMQVLADQFASD; from the coding sequence ATGATGCAACGTCGCTCCTTTTTGCAAGCTAGTCTGGCGACAACGCTTGCCACGTCATTAGGAAAAACGGTCATAGCAGCTCAGGGCGGGCGCCCTCAAATCCTGCTTCGCTCGTCGTGGCAGGTGGCTAACATTGGTGACATCGCGCATACGCCGGGAGTGTTGGCGCTGCTGGAAAAACACCTTCCCAATGCCGACGTCGTCCTCTGGGCATCTTATGATTTGACGGAGGAAGTGGCCGCGATGGAGCATCGACGTTTTCCAACACTGCGAATCGTCAAAGGGGCAATCGGTGCTGGCGGAAACGCATCCAACGCGGAGCTACAAACCGCGATTGACGAGTGTGATTTTTTGTTGCACGGTTCGGGCCCGTCGTTGGTCGCCGCACGCGATGTCGCTGCGTTTGTGCAACATGTTGGGAAACCGTTTGGCGTGTATGGGATCACGCACGGTTCCTTCTTTTCTGGCGATGACAAGGAGTTGCTCAGCCAAGCCGAATTCGTTTTCTTTCGCGACTCGGTTTCGCTGGAGTTCGCCAAACAGCAAGGAGTCCAAAGTCCGGTGATGGAGTTTGGACCCGACGGCGCGTTTGCTTGCGATTTGCGTGACGATGCAAAAGCGGCCCAGTTCCTCCAAGCCAACGAGCTTGAAACTGGAAAGTTCCTCTGTTGTTTTTCGCGTTTGCGCTACACACCGTACTGGACCATCCCAAGCAAAAAACGCAAGATCGATGCGGCACGGCACGCGCGTAACGAAGCGATGAAAACGCAGGATCATGCGCCGATTCTCGAGGCCATCGTGCGTGTGATTCGCGAAACCGATTTGAAGGTGCTGTTATGCCCCGAGGACATGACTCAGATGACGGTGGGCAAAGAGAATCTGTATGACAAATTGCCCGGCGATGTCAAACCGCGAGTCGTGTGGCGCGAAAACTTCTGGCTGACCGACGAAGCGCTGAGCGTCTACGTTCGTAGCGCTGGGGTGTTTGGTAGCGAGATGCATTCACCGATCATGGCGGTCGGTAACGGCATTCCCGCGATCGTTTGCCGCTTCGCCGAACAGACGAGTAAGGGGTTCATGTGGCAAGACATCGGGCTGGGAGATTGGTTGTTCGATCTCGACGCTCCAGAGCAAGCCGCTCGAGTGCCCGATGCGGTGGTCGCGATGGCCAGCGACTTTGCAGCGGCGAAAGCCAAGACCGAAACGGCACGGCAATTTGTGCACAAGCGGCAACGTGAGACGATGCAAGTGCTGGCGGATCAGTTTGCATCCGATTGA
- a CDS encoding TMEM14 family protein, with translation MDLYSNPLNHFCQNLAIENKETCVDFPVIVTAIFGAFVVFGGVMGYVKAASKASLIAGSITGGLLLLSAFLIARGITAGAVLGIVVSLLLIGQFGPSLLKKFKIMPNLLVVVLGIITVGTLLFSFFK, from the coding sequence ATGGATCTGTATTCCAATCCGCTGAATCATTTCTGCCAGAACTTGGCAATTGAAAATAAAGAGACTTGTGTGGACTTTCCGGTAATCGTAACAGCAATCTTCGGAGCTTTTGTCGTCTTTGGAGGAGTGATGGGCTATGTCAAAGCGGCAAGCAAGGCTTCATTGATCGCAGGCAGCATCACTGGCGGACTCCTTCTGCTCTCAGCGTTTCTGATTGCGAGAGGCATCACAGCAGGGGCAGTTCTAGGGATCGTTGTTTCGCTACTGTTGATTGGCCAGTTTGGCCCTTCGTTGCTGAAGAAGTTCAAGATCATGCCCAACCTGCTAGTGGTCGTCCTGGGAATCATCACCGTCGGCACGCTCCTTTTTAGTTTTTTCAAATAG
- a CDS encoding mandelate racemase/muconate lactonizing enzyme family protein: protein MKITKLETVIPRDIMPGLLALRIHTDAGHIGHGETYYVPEAVASTIHDWMAKRLLGANPLEIESHWRFLYERTTNFGSRGCELRAISAIDLALWDILGQVCDQPVWQLLGGRSQDKIPVYNSSAGPSYAGKSNEPHDSHVWPGHGCVGHEGPLNDYWSVVNRPTEYVQELLDEGYRAVKMWTLDFAAHKHGGPLYLSKQDLEVGLRPMRAIRDAFGNQIEIMLDGHGFFQLPTAVRIAKAMREIDPLWLEDVIRPDCVDTIADFRRQTDVPLAVSEMMIGMEDYRLVLEKRAADYIMIDPTWVGGISQTHRICNMAQSYNVPVVMHDCTGPLTLLSGLQVGTATTNVAWQETVRSQIRMIYPKLISGTIQVEAGYAHASDEPGIGGRWLPELFEGSTYQHRVSEAGR from the coding sequence ATGAAAATTACGAAATTGGAAACCGTCATTCCCCGCGACATCATGCCGGGGCTACTGGCATTACGAATCCATACGGACGCAGGCCACATTGGCCATGGTGAGACGTATTATGTTCCCGAAGCCGTGGCATCGACGATTCATGATTGGATGGCCAAGCGGCTGTTGGGGGCCAATCCGCTAGAGATCGAGAGTCATTGGCGTTTTCTTTACGAGCGGACGACCAACTTCGGCTCGCGTGGTTGTGAGTTGCGTGCGATTTCTGCAATCGACTTGGCGCTGTGGGATATTCTGGGTCAGGTTTGCGATCAACCCGTCTGGCAATTGCTGGGCGGCAGGAGCCAGGACAAAATTCCCGTTTACAATAGCAGCGCCGGCCCCAGCTACGCTGGAAAATCCAATGAGCCGCACGATTCGCATGTGTGGCCCGGCCATGGGTGCGTGGGACACGAAGGGCCTTTGAACGACTACTGGTCCGTCGTCAATCGACCTACCGAATATGTCCAGGAATTGCTCGACGAGGGATATCGAGCGGTGAAGATGTGGACACTGGACTTTGCCGCGCATAAGCACGGCGGTCCTCTTTATCTATCGAAGCAAGATCTCGAAGTCGGGCTGCGTCCCATGCGTGCGATTCGAGATGCGTTTGGCAATCAGATTGAAATCATGTTAGACGGGCACGGATTCTTTCAACTGCCCACCGCAGTGCGGATCGCGAAAGCCATGCGTGAGATCGATCCGTTGTGGCTCGAAGATGTCATCCGGCCGGATTGCGTTGACACCATCGCAGATTTCCGGCGGCAAACCGATGTGCCACTCGCTGTCAGTGAGATGATGATCGGCATGGAAGATTATCGCCTGGTCCTGGAGAAGCGTGCCGCCGATTACATCATGATCGATCCGACTTGGGTCGGCGGCATTTCGCAAACTCATCGCATTTGCAATATGGCACAGAGCTACAATGTGCCGGTCGTGATGCACGACTGTACCGGACCGTTGACATTGCTGTCGGGACTGCAGGTCGGTACCGCGACGACGAATGTCGCATGGCAGGAGACCGTCAGATCGCAAATTCGGATGATCTATCCCAAGCTGATTTCCGGAACGATTCAGGTCGAAGCAGGCTACGCGCATGCCTCGGACGAGCCGGGAATCGGAGGTCGATGGCTGCCAGAGCTTTTTGAAGGCAGCACCTACCAACATCGGGTCAGCGAGGCGGGACGTTAA